From Candidatus Eisenbacteria bacterium, the proteins below share one genomic window:
- the tmk gene encoding dTMP kinase, which translates to MQRLLLTLEGIEGSGKSTQAQRLKAFLDSRGIPSILTREPGGSPLGERIREMILTPGKEPLTPEAEVLLFLAARAQHVRRIIGPALDKGEVVICDRFTDATLAYQGGNGTISDELLRSLNRWATGAISPTRTYLIDVPVDVGLARAKRRRAQSAPDRFESEGAPFFEAVRKRYLEIARSESERFVVLRGTDPEEVVAHQIQKDVDSLLSGRTHNPSR; encoded by the coding sequence GTGCAGCGTCTCCTCCTGACCCTGGAGGGGATCGAGGGTTCGGGGAAGTCCACCCAGGCCCAGCGTCTCAAGGCATTCCTCGATTCGCGCGGAATTCCTTCGATCCTGACCCGGGAGCCGGGCGGCTCGCCGCTCGGGGAGCGGATCCGTGAGATGATCCTGACCCCCGGCAAGGAGCCGCTCACGCCGGAGGCCGAGGTTCTGCTCTTTCTCGCGGCGCGGGCACAGCACGTGCGTAGGATTATCGGCCCCGCGCTGGACAAGGGCGAGGTCGTGATCTGCGATCGATTTACCGACGCCACGCTCGCCTACCAGGGTGGAAACGGCACGATATCGGACGAGCTCCTGCGATCGCTGAACCGCTGGGCGACTGGAGCTATCAGCCCCACAAGGACTTACCTGATCGATGTCCCTGTCGATGTAGGGCTCGCTCGGGCGAAGCGTCGGAGAGCCCAGTCGGCACCGGACCGTTTCGAGTCGGAGGGCGCCCCGTTCTTTGAGGCCGTTCGGAAGCGATACTTGGAAATCGCACGTTCAGAATCGGAACGATTTGTCGTTCTTAGGGGTACGGATCCGGAGGAGGTAGTCGCGCATCAAATCCAGAAGGACGTCGACTCGCTGTTGAGCGGCCGGACTCACAACCCATCGAGGTAA
- a CDS encoding S41 family peptidase: MNRRQLFAVVILVTALVAGTWAVGRVQESTDNTYANIERFIQVLTKVRDHYVEAVTTDKLMDSAIRGMLRTLDPYSQYLDKEEAERLETTTHGSFGGIGISIGIRDGWVTVISPIEGTPAWRAGIQGGDRIIKIDGVSSEGLSLDDAMKKMRGERGTKVELSIFREGRDKPMDFTITRDIIQIKSVPYAGLLSSGVGYIRLSNFSERSREEIDAAIAKIEKQNPRGLILDLRYNPGGLLSQAVEVSEEFTPRGKKIVYTRGRDATQNRDFFSSADNPHTSYPLVILVNQWTASASEIVSGAIQDLDLGVVVGRTTFGKGLVQTVIPLTRSVRGPKLKLTTAKYYTPSGRCIQKEEQLKDGALAEEDDADSPSTAALPDSLKPKKALPEYKTEMGRTVYGGGGIFPDLELDDVKYPHLIEDLESKQLFFKYAVRYAVKHKEAPANYAITPAMRDEFGVLLKAEKFTYSPDSLAAAQHFVDTGMRRELARRYVGDEEAYRVALEDDEQVRQAAALFDKAATLPKLLTLATEMTKAKAVVNQGRGVDVR; encoded by the coding sequence ATGAACCGAAGGCAACTCTTCGCGGTCGTCATACTCGTCACAGCGTTGGTGGCCGGAACTTGGGCCGTGGGGCGGGTACAGGAATCGACCGACAACACCTACGCGAACATCGAGCGGTTCATTCAGGTCCTGACCAAGGTCCGGGACCACTACGTCGAAGCCGTCACGACGGACAAGCTGATGGATTCGGCGATCCGCGGGATGCTCCGCACGCTCGATCCCTATTCGCAGTACCTGGACAAGGAAGAGGCCGAGCGTCTGGAGACGACGACGCACGGCTCCTTCGGCGGGATCGGAATCTCGATTGGAATTCGAGACGGCTGGGTCACCGTGATCTCGCCGATCGAAGGGACCCCGGCGTGGCGCGCGGGGATCCAGGGCGGCGACAGGATCATCAAGATCGATGGCGTGTCGAGCGAGGGGCTCTCGCTGGATGACGCGATGAAGAAGATGCGCGGCGAGCGGGGCACCAAGGTCGAGCTATCGATCTTCCGCGAAGGGCGCGACAAGCCGATGGACTTCACCATCACCCGCGACATCATCCAGATCAAGAGCGTGCCGTACGCCGGCCTCCTCTCGAGCGGCGTCGGCTATATCCGCCTCTCGAACTTCTCCGAGCGGAGCCGCGAGGAGATTGACGCTGCGATCGCCAAGATCGAGAAGCAGAACCCGCGCGGTCTGATTTTGGATCTCCGGTACAACCCGGGCGGGCTCCTCTCGCAGGCCGTCGAGGTCTCCGAGGAGTTCACGCCGCGCGGCAAGAAGATCGTTTATACCCGCGGCCGCGACGCCACGCAGAACCGCGACTTCTTCTCCTCGGCGGACAACCCGCACACCTCCTACCCGCTCGTGATCCTCGTCAATCAGTGGACGGCGAGCGCCTCGGAGATCGTGTCGGGAGCCATTCAGGATCTCGACCTCGGTGTCGTGGTCGGCCGCACCACCTTCGGCAAGGGGCTCGTCCAGACCGTCATCCCGCTCACGCGTAGCGTGCGTGGTCCCAAGCTCAAGCTCACGACCGCCAAGTACTACACGCCGAGCGGCCGCTGCATTCAAAAGGAAGAGCAGCTCAAGGACGGCGCCCTGGCCGAGGAGGACGACGCCGACTCTCCGAGCACGGCGGCGCTCCCCGACTCGCTGAAGCCGAAGAAGGCGCTCCCCGAGTACAAGACCGAGATGGGCAGGACCGTCTACGGCGGCGGCGGGATTTTCCCCGACCTCGAGCTGGACGACGTCAAGTACCCGCACTTGATCGAGGATCTCGAATCGAAGCAGCTCTTCTTCAAGTACGCGGTCCGGTACGCGGTGAAGCACAAGGAAGCGCCGGCCAACTACGCGATCACCCCCGCGATGCGGGACGAGTTCGGGGTACTCCTAAAGGCGGAGAAGTTCACGTACAGCCCGGATTCGCTGGCGGCCGCGCAGCACTTCGTGGATACCGGGATGCGACGCGAGTTGGCGCGACGCTACGTGGGAGACGAAGAGGCCTACCGCGTCGCTCTGGAAGACGACGAGCAGGTGAGGCAGGCCGCGGCGCTCTTCGACAAGGCGGCGACGTTGCCGAAGCTCCTCACCTTGGCGACGGAGATGACCAAGGCGAAGGCGGTGGTCAATCAGGGCAGGGGCGTCGACGTCCGGTAG